CCGCGCGCAGGAGATTCCCCGTTATGTGGAATCCGGAAAACTTGATTTTGGCTTGACCGGCGCGGATTGGGTTGCGGAAAATAACGCTGACGTTGTAGAAGTTTCAAAACTTATTTATGCGAAACGTGGCCGCACTTCTGTTAAATGGGTTATTGCCGTGCCTAATGATTCCAAGATAAATTCCGTTAAGGATTTGAAAGGCAAAAGAATCGCAACTGAACTGGTAAATGTTACCGGTAAATATTTAAAGGCTAACGGTGTGAAGGCCGAGGTGGAATTTTCCTGGGGAGCGACGGAGGCGAAACCGCCGGAGCTTGTGGATGCAGTAGTAGAACTTACGGAAACTGGTTCTTCCCTTCGTGCCAATAACCTTAGAATCATCGGCACTATAATGGAATCTGCCACTGTAATAATTGCCAATAAAGAGGCCTTTAAGAAAAAAGATGTAAGAAAAAAGATAGAGGCTATTGCCATGCTCCTTCAGGGGGCACTTGAAGCTGAAACAAAAGTTGGGCTTAAGATGAATCTTCCAAAATCGAAGCTTGAGAAAATCACTTCGGAGCTTCCGGCGTTGAAAAAGCCTACTATTTCCGCTCTCTCTGATCCGGGTTGGGTTGCAATAGAGGTGATTATTGACGAAAGTATTGTCAGAAGTATAATTCCGATGCTTAAAGAACATGGCGCGGAAGGGATAATTGAGTACCCTTTAAACAAAGTCGTTTACTAAAATGAAAAATCTGTGTCCTCCAGATCATTTTTTTGGAGAGATCTCGCCAAAGTGTTTGGCAGACCATCTGTTTTTTTTATCCATGCCCGCCAGTCTTTATGAAGGGTATGTCATCAGACAGAGGCCTTTTACATCGGGAATAATCAGGCGTAAATTATGAGAGTAACCTCGCTTAAACATCTGCCCAAGTTAAAACCCTCTGTTTTATGCAGTATACTAATTTTTATCTGTGTCATCTGTTTTTCTTATCTTTGTCATCAGGCAGAGGTTTTCATAGTTAGGAATAGGTTATCATTAATATGAGAATAACTTCACTAAAACATCTGCCCAATATTCAAGCT
The nucleotide sequence above comes from Candidatus Firestonebacteria bacterium RIFOXYD2_FULL_39_29. Encoded proteins:
- a CDS encoding ATP phosphoribosyltransferase, with the translated sequence MELKIGLPAGSLQESTIKMFKKAGWNISLGSRSYVPKIDDPELVARFIRAQEIPRYVESGKLDFGLTGADWVAENNADVVEVSKLIYAKRGRTSVKWVIAVPNDSKINSVKDLKGKRIATELVNVTGKYLKANGVKAEVEFSWGATEAKPPELVDAVVELTETGSSLRANNLRIIGTIMESATVIIANKEAFKKKDVRKKIEAIAMLLQGALEAETKVGLKMNLPKSKLEKITSELPALKKPTISALSDPGWVAIEVIIDESIVRSIIPMLKEHGAEGIIEYPLNKVVY